In the Clostridium sp. 'White wine YQ' genome, CATAATTGATGCTTCAAATGAAGATGCTTTAACTGCAATTATGTTACCTGCACTTGAAATAGGGGGTAATAGAGCAGCTTCTCTTGATGGTGAAAATTTAGCCATAGTTAAAGGTACTAATGAGAAACAAGAATTGGCAACTAGATTTATAACTTATTCAATTAATAATCAAAGTTTAATGGAAAAATATTTAAAGGAGAATACTTTTTTCCCTAGCTCCGTGGTATTTTATAAGAATTCAATTATGGATACTGAATTTTCAAAGGTTAATAATGATAAAGTATGGAGCTTAATGGCTAATATATGTAATAGAAATTATACTATAGATGATTATAAAAAATTAGACGAGCAAGTTAAAAATGAATCAGTGGATAAATAAGAAAAACCTCAGAATAATAATATATTCTGGGGTTTTTTCATGAATTGACTTATGTGTTATATAAAAGGTATTTTTCATTTATCTTGCTATAAGCTTTTAATGTAATCTCAGCAGTTTTTTCCCAAGAAAAATCTTTGCTTCTTTCATAAGCTTTTTCACTTAATGCAATTCTTAAAGCATCATTTTGAGATAGATTAACAAGAGAATTTGAAATATCCAATATATCATATGGATTTATTAATATCCCTGCATCTTGAACAACTTCAGGAATTGAAGTTATATTTGATGCTATAACTGGAGCCTTACAGCACATAGCCTCAAGAGGTGGTAAGCCAAAGCCTTCATAGGTTGAAGGATATACAAAGGCTTCACATGCATTGTAGAGTATAGGTAGAACCTCTTCAGAACAAAAACCTATAAATTTTATATACTGGTTCAAATGTTTACTTTCTACTAAGCTTTTTAATGCTTCACCTTCTTCTCTTAAGGAACCAACTATAACTAGAGAGGTTGGCTTATTAAAGCTAAGTAAAGCCTTTTCAAAGGCAAGTATTAAGCCTTTTACGTTTTTTCTAGAACTAAAACCACCCAAGTATAGGAAATAGGGGGTGGAAATGTTATAGGTTTCACTTAAATAGTTTTTGCATTTATCCTTATCAAGAGGTCTAAATTCTTCGTTTGCAGCTAATGGGGTTACGAAGATATCATCATCAGAAAAGTGTGGAAAAAACCTTAAAATATCTTTTTTAGAATACTCAGAAACAGTTATTATTCCTTGAGAGTTCTCAATTATTTTTGGCATTTCCATTAGGAATCTTTTTAAATAGCCTGCCCCGACTGTTTCGGGTAGAATATATGGAATTAAATCATGTATTGTAACTATTTTATTACAAGGAATATCTTGAGCTAAGCCCATACCATTT is a window encoding:
- a CDS encoding glycosyltransferase family 4 protein, producing the protein MDVCIDVRGLNWYRGTGIGTYTYNLLKNILGIESDNKYHLIWSGDGYESFINEKISVLMASKKHQRFFENYYIPSYIEKKHLDIYHVPQNGMGLAQDIPCNKIVTIHDLIPYILPETVGAGYLKRFLMEMPKIIENSQGIITVSEYSKKDILRFFPHFSDDDIFVTPLAANEEFRPLDKDKCKNYLSETYNISTPYFLYLGGFSSRKNVKGLILAFEKALLSFNKPTSLVIVGSLREEGEALKSLVESKHLNQYIKFIGFCSEEVLPILYNACEAFVYPSTYEGFGLPPLEAMCCKAPVIASNITSIPEVVQDAGILINPYDILDISNSLVNLSQNDALRIALSEKAYERSKDFSWEKTAEITLKAYSKINEKYLLYNT